The Deltaproteobacteria bacterium genome includes the window CCCCTTCCCCGACCGACCGGCTGCCGATTGGGTTCAGGACAGGAGGCCGGTTGACATTGCCGACAGTGATCGTGACCGTTTCAGAATCACTTTGAGGAGGTGCCCCGTTGTCGGTAACCGTGAACAGCACACTGTAATTGCCGGACTGATCATAGCCCGGGGTCCAGTTAAGTATTTGGGTCGACGGATCAAAGGTGGCTCCGGCTGGCAGATTGGAGGCGGTATAGGTCAGTCCATCTCCATCCGGATCGGTGGCCGAGACCGCAAAGGTGAGCAACTCATTTTCCTTGCCTGATTTCGGCCCAATAGAAGCAAGCACCGGCGGTTGATTAACGTTTCCGACGATGACAGTAATGGCTTCCGATGCAGATAACAAAGGAGACCCATTATCTGTTACCTTGAAAAGAACATTCTGATAACTTCCCGCCTGGCCATAACCTGGGATCCAAAAAAATACTTGTGTGGCCGGATCAAAAGTCGCACCCTGAGGCAGGTTGCTGGCTTCAAAAGTCAGATTGTCCCCATCAGGATCGGAACCGCCGACAGTGAATGTTAACGTGCTTCCTTCATTGACCGACTGGGTGCCGATAGTATTTAGAACAGGAGGCCGGTTGACATTGTTTACTGTGATCGTGATATCCTCAAAGTCCGTCAAACTTCCATCAGAGACTTCAAAACGGACCCCCGGATATGTCCCTGCCTGTGAGTAGCCCGGCGTCCAGGAGAAGATTCTTATGGAAGGGTTGAAGCCGGCCCCATCTGGTAGGTTCGCTGCTGAGAAAATCAAAGGATCTCCATCCGAGTCGGAACCATTAACCGTAAAGGTCAGAGTTTGCCCTTCGTTAATAATCTGGTTTCCAATCTGGTTAAGATTCGGGGCGCCATTAACATGAATAACAGTGAGTTGAGCGCTGCCACTGCTGGCGCCGTAGATGGAATCTCCGGGAAAAGTCGCGGTGACCCCGTTCGAATAGGTGCCGGTATTGATGCCGCTTAAACTGACGCCGGTCAAGGTGGCCAGGCCATTGCTATCGGTGTTGGCCCCCCCAGCAGGTGTGCCGTTTAAAGCAAAATTAATCATTTTATTCCCGAGACCTGAACCGCCTGAGGTCAAGGTGGCCGAGAGAGTGGTCGTTCCTCCATAAGCCCCCGAAGCCGGACTTACCGTCAAGTTAGTGTTGACCTGGCTAACGATCAGTTGGGCGCTGCCGGTACTGCCATTGTAGCTGGGATCTCCAGAAAAGCTGGCGCTGACACCTCCCGGATAGACACCCGCGTTAATCCCGGCCAGGCTGACTGCATTCAAGGTAGCCAGACCGCCGCTGTCGGTCGTGGCGGTTCCAACAGAATTCCCGTTGAGATAGAAATTGATGGTTTTACCGCCGACGTCTGAACCGCCTGAGGTCAGAGTGGCTGAAAGGGCAGTGGTTCCCCCATAAGGTCCGGTGGCGTTGGAAACGGTCAGGCTGGTGGCCGCCGGCGATCCAATGACAGGGGGTTGTATGGCTATAAATTTTAACCCGGCTACTGATATTCCGGTCAGCGTTGTGATCACCGAATTTAACGATGTATCGATGACAGACACCGTACCTTCGGAGCACTGGCCCGGAGTACTTCCACATATGTTTGTAATGTAGGCTCGCGTCCCGTCCGTGGTCAGAGCCACACCAAAGGGCAGTCTTCCGACGGGAATCGTGGTCACTGCGTTCATCTCCGTTGCGACGACGGCCACGTTGCCGCTATTATAGTTGGCGACGTAGACATGCCTCCCGTCCGGAGTGATCGCCACCATATAGGGATCGCCCAAAACCCCCACGGTCACCGTTCCTATTACGGTATTGGATGCTGTCGAGATAATTGACAAGGTGCCGCTTTGATTGTTCGCAACGTAAACACGGGATCCGTCCGGTGTCACCGCCACTCCTGTCGGGCCGGCCCCCACGGGTACGGTAGTCGTAACCGTCCGGGTGGCCGTATCGATCACCGACACAGTATTGCTGGATAAATTAGTGACGTAGGCGCGTGATCCATCGGGAGTAAAGGCCACTTGGTATGGGCCCACTCCCACGGACACGGTTCCCACCACCGTATTGCTCGTTGTATCGATCACCGAGACGATACCGACGAAACGATCTGTGACATAGGCTTGCGCCCCGTTTGGGGAAATGGCCAAGCCATGCGGATGGCCACCCACCAGGATCGTGGTCACGGCTGGTGGATTGGTAAGCATGTTAATCACCGAAACCGTGCCGCTCCCATAGTTGGCGACGTAGGCCCGCGATCCCTCCGGGGTCACTGCGATGCCCTCAGGTTGATCTCCCACATTCACGGTGGCCACGAGACTGTTTGTCGCTGTGTCGATGACTCGAACGGTGTCATCGTTTTCGTTCGTCACGTACATGAACGCCTGCGGGGGCCCGGGAGAGGTCGGACCCAAAGTCAGTTTCAGTCGGGTGCCAAGAAGTATAGAAGCCGGGGAGCCTGCAGTGCTTGTGTCGGATATTCCAACCCCCTGGACGGTGATGGTATAGGTTTCCCCGCCCGGTGGTGGAGTGACGTTCGATTCTTTCAAATCAATTCCAGAAGTCGGTCCCTGTTGCAATAAGACCACTTGGTTTGAACTGTCCAGGATGGTCAGGATAATATCACCGGTACTCCCATTGACGACCCCTTTAGTTTGGGCATATTCGATTTTGAGAGTCGACGTATTTGCTGGAACCGCTAATTGGGCGGTATAGGTTCCGTTGAGGTTTGCATGGGATCTTGTCTCACAAACTTGCGGAGAGTTATTGACGTCCACCTCAAAATGGATTGAAAAATCCCAGCTAAGAGGATTGGCCTGGTATTGAACCGGGTTCCGGTTGGTTCGGGCTATGGCTGCAACACAGGGGCTGTTAGGTGCGGAATATTGATAGATCGTCTTGTTCTGAGTTTCTTGAGCTAAACCGGTGCCTGCGGGTTGGGGCTGGATCAAATCCTGTTGTTGCAGGGTTATTACCTCGTGGTTCTGGCCGTTATCAGAGCCGATCCAGACATTGGCATCCCCCTGGTATCCGGTGAAGATCAGCGTAGGCCCCTGGGCATGAACAGGCCCCATTCCGAAGGCCGTCAAAATAAAAAGCAAAGCAAAGCCAATGATATTAAATATTCGTGCTTTCATTTTTTCCTCCTCACCACCTTAACCAGGGGTTTAAAAAGGATTGTAAGGAATAAAGGACTTTAGGTGATTTTAAAAAGGGGAGTTCTTTGGCCTGGGAAATGAAGATGAGAAAGTCTTTGCCCTCGATCAGGTGTCCCAATCGAAGGGAACACGCCCATGAATAGAGCATCAGGACCGCAGCCATTCAATATTCCTTTTGTCCACTGAATGGTTAAAAGCTAAAAATTTTTCCGCATCCTATTAAATCGATAACCCCAATATCTTGGTTTTAAGAAAAAGGGTTAATTGGGAGAGTTGATTTTCTAAGGGTTCCTCTTGATAATATTTTATTATTAATTTCCGAAATTAATCAAGGGTGATTTTGGGGGGGATAAAATGGGTATGCCCAAATACCCACTTTACTCGATAGCTTCTTTCCCGGAAAACCATCGATCTTAGGAACGAATTTGATAGATTGCAGTTCGAAACAAAAAGGCAGGATTAAATCTAATCCTGCCTTTTTTATCAATTAGTTGTTTTATGTTTAGTATTTTCCAAAACCCGGGCCTGCAGGGCTTCCATAAAAAATTCCATTATAGCCTCCGCAGGGATCATTATAAACCTCTTGAATGGTAGCGAACTCTCCCCAAATGTCCGGTCCGATTTCCGCACCACTAGCGGTATACCATATGCCACCACTTTTTGTGGCATCAGCAGGGGCGGCAACTATTTTGACAAAATCAACCCAATGACACTCCTTTCCATTATCATTATAGGCATCACTCATATGGTTGGTTTCCCAGGCACCTGAACCGATATAACCGATATAGCCATAGTGGCGGTCAAGTTTTCCATCACCATCACAATCCGTATTGGAGATCCAGGCATCATTCCATTTCATTGTCAATTGAATATCTCTATAAGGCCAATACCATCCTTTTGTAGGATCGAGGAGGTAAGTCTGCTGGGCTGGTGTAAGGGCATTTAAATAAGCTTGGGTATCTCCGTTGTACGGCGGGAATCCCCCTCCACCAAGGTATACGTTAGCATACGATCCTGAGAACATATGAGCCTGATAATTATAACCATATGGATCATATCCGGTTGGAATTAATTGTGGGAATAAATAATGGCCAGCAGAATAAGTAATTACCCCGTCTTGAATAGTGGTACAAACCGTTTTACCTCCCCCTTTTCCGGCAAAAGCCTGTGCAGCCATCAAACTTAAGACCAAACAACAAAAAACGATTACCATTTTTTTCATGATCTTTCCTCCTTTTGAATTATTTTACATCACAGAATTTAATTCACCATCCCTGAGAACGCTGAATAGTTTAAACTGACAACCCCAAAGTTTTGGTTTCCAGAAAATCTTTTAATTGCGAAGTCTGATTTTCTAAAAGAGGTCCAAAGGCCAAACCGCATTTTTTGGTAATGAATGGCGCTTCCTCATCGGGGGGGGGAGGCGAAAGGTGCAGATCATAGACCACCCGGCATGGAATTTTCGAAAGGTGAAATCCATTTTCGGACAGGAAGATATCTACTTGTGCTGGATTTCCTGTTAGGCTCCGGTCGGTGATATACTCCAACCCTACTCCTCCCAGGCTGATTTCCCTTACCCTTCCCACCGTGGTGAAGTTTGGGCCCAGGGCGGCAAAGGTGTTGTTTGGAGGCACATATCGGTTATATTTTCTTCTATCGCTCTTCAAGGGTCCCTCCTGAAGGACCATTATTACTTATTTCTGAAATTGATCAAGGGTGATTCTGGGGGGGATAAAATGGGTATATCCAATACCCACTTTCACCGAGGCTTCTCTCTCAGAAGGCCTTCGATCTGAGGAAAGTAGACAGGTTTGTATCTGCATCATGAAGTTGCAGTTTTTTCCGGATGTTTCTCCGGTGGGTTTTGACCGTTTCTATGGAAATGTTCAGCTCGCTGGTAATATCCTTGCTGGCCAGGCCGTTTTTAATCAGGGCGGCTATCCGTAATTCGATAGGGCTGAGAAGACCGAGGGTGTTGGCTGTTGTTGCCTCCTTTTCGTTTTCCGATAGTAAATCCTTTAAATGAACAGAAAGGACTTCCAATTCGGCCCGATGCTTTTCAAGCATCTTTTCTTTTTTAAGGTTTTCAACCAGAGGTATTATTTTTGTGCCGATGGTTACGGCCACTTTCCGTTCCGTTTCTTCCCTGGTTTTATCGATATTGCGGGCCAGGACGGTTATGGCCTTATTGGTCTCCCAAAGCTCCTGGCTGATCTTAGTCAGCTCTTCTTGCTTGAGTTTTAATTCTTCCTCGTTTTTCTTCGATTCGTTAAGAGCGGCACTTAGTTCGGAATCTTGTTCTTCAAGCCGCCGGTTTAATTCTTTCTGCGAGGCCTGTAAGCCCTCTTCCAGATGTTTCCGCTCGGTAAGATCCATAAAGATCCCTAAGGCCGCCGGGTGCCCCAGATGCCCGACCCGAACAAAGGAGTATTCCAGCCAAATAGGGGTCCGGTCCTTCTTGGTGGCGCGAATCGGGTGGTTTAAAGGGACGGGCTTTCCTTTGAGGCAATCGCGGTAGTGGTCGAAGAAAACTTGGCGGTCCTCTGGGTGTAATAAAATTTTTAGGGTTTGAAGGGGAAAAAATTTTATGGGTCTGAAACCTAGGCCGAGGTGTTTGGCCATGGCTGCATTGGCCCAGACCGGGGAAGGGGGATCTTTTTGAAAAAGCATAATCCCCTGCCTGGAATGTTCGAGTAAGGATATGTATTTTTGCCCTAATTCGTGCAAGGTCTCCTGTAAAATTCGGATGGATATCGGGTCCTTGGCCAATTCCGCCGTGGATCGTTTCGCTTTCGACGTCTTAAGATCTCCATTCATAGACTATCCATGGGACTATGGCCAGGCTATAAAAAAACCCCACTTCTCTATCGAGATATGGGGTTCGTCTGTTTCTAACAGCCCTCCACTGGTTAATGGTTGGCAATAAAATAAATTTTAGATTAAATAATATTAAACTATCAAATTATTTTCTAAAAAGTCAAGTTTTTATTGATAAAGAATGAACTTGACAACTTTCCCTAAACCATAGAAAATTTCATATAATACCCTAACGAAAGAAAGGAACTCATCATGGGATTGGTTATGGCAGAGATAACCCTCGAAAACCCAAGAGAGCCGACTCTTCAGCCCCTCAAGGTTGAGTCTTTAGTCGATTCCGGGTCGGTACACTTATGTATCCCGGAGCATGTCCGGATTCAACTGAAACTTGAGGAAATAGATAAGAAAGAGGTTACACTTGCCGATGGAGGGAAGAAGTTAGTCCCTTATGTGGGCCCCCTATTAATCCGATTCAAAAACCGTGTCGGGTTTGCCGGGGCGCTGGTCATGGGAGATCAAGTACTCCTTGGAGTGATCCCTTTGGAAGACATGGACTTGGTAATTTTGCCTAAGGAAAGAACGTTAGACGTTAACCCCAATAGTCCGAACATAGCCACTTCTATCGCTAAATAAAAAAACTGACAGAAAAGATCGCCACTAATCCCCTTCTTTCCCGGCCCGGGGATTGACTTTACAAATGGCATCCCCCGGCTTCCATTTGATGCCCATCATGGGCCGGAAACAGCTATTGCAGGAAGTACAAGGCACGATGTCTTCGCTTCGTCCCTCCAAGACCTTTTGGGGCCACTGGGGATCGGCGACCATTTGCCGGGCAATACCAACCAGATCGGCCCGACTCTGGGTCAATATAGCCTCGGCCACTTCAGGCCGGTTGATGCGTCCCACGGCCATGACCGGGACAGTTACCTCCTTTTTGATCGCTTCGGCTAAGGGGACAAAAGTACCCATTTTGGCCTTGGGGCCGGGGGAAGCACTGCGACCCCTGGGAAGCCCGATGGAGATATCGAAGGCATCGACCCCGGCTTTCTGCAACCGGGCGGCAAACACCCGGCTTTGGCGGAGGGTGATACCGTTTGGTCGCTTTTCCTCCGCCCCCAACCGATAAAGGATGGGGAATTTTCCTCCCACAGACTGACGTATGGCCTGGACAAGGGCCAGACCGAAACGCATCCGGCCTTCCAGGTCCCCGCCATATTGGTCCGTGCGCCGGTTGTCCGCCCCTGAAAAGAATTGGCAGACCAGATAGCCATGGGCACCGTGGATCTCCACAAAATCGAATCCGGCCGACTGGGCCGTTTCTGCCGCCCGGGCGAACTTCTGGATGATCGATTCGATTTCAGGAATGGTCAGGGCCCGCCTGTCGTCTATGGCCGAGGGGGCCACCTGTTCCGCCCCGGCAATCGTCTCGCCGCTACCGGCAGGCCACTGGTTGCCGTGCCAGAGCTGGATGCCGATCCTGGACCCGGCCTGCCGGATCTCGTCCGTAAAGGTCCGCATCCGCTCCACGAACAGACACACCCCGTCCGGTCGCCCCCAGGCCCCATCATCGATAAATAAATCGACCGAAGTGGCGCACATAATGATGGCCCCAACACCGCCCCTGGCCCGCTCCAGATAAAAAGCCCGGGCCCTCCGGTTGGCCAGCCCCAGGCGCAGTTGCATGGCCGGCATGATGATCCGGTTCTTCAGTTTCATTCCGTTAATGGTCAGGGGTTCGAACAATTTCATCTATTTCCTCCAGGTATCTTTCAGCCTTCTCATTTAGAGACGAACAATATATAAAGATAAAGCATATAGAAAAATCAATGTCAATCCCATTTCTTTTTTACTCTTTGATCCCTTCCTTTCCTGTGTTATATTTTGGGGGAAAAAGGGGGCGAGGATTCAAGGGTTCAAGTGAAAGGAAGGAGATCAGGGTATGTCGGACACGCCAAAGCTTCTCAAAGGAATTCGCGTAATCGAAGCGGCGACCATGGTTTTTGTCCCCTCAGCCGCGGCTATTATGGCCGATTTCGGGGCCGAGGTCATCAAAGTGGAAGCACCGGGTGGTGGGGATATCCACCGCTACGGACATCTGCTCCCCGGCATGCCCGAAAGCCCGGTTCCCTACGTCTTCCAGGTGGACAATCGGAACAAAAAGAGTATTGTGTTGGACCTCAAAAAAGAAGAGGGCCGGGAGATCCTGGGGAAGATGGTCGCTACGGCCGATGTCTTTCTGACCAGCTACCGATCAAAGGCGCTAAAAAATTTAAAGATGACCTACGAAGATTTCCAGCCCTTAAATCCCAGACTGATTTACGGTTATGGCTCCGGTTACGGCGAGCAAGGGCCTGAGGCGGACAAACCCGGTTACGATATGGTCTGTTATTGGTCGCGGTCGGGTATCGAAGGACAGATATTCCCCATGAATGACTGGTTAGGTCCCATTCCCTATGGGGCCGGGGACCACCCCAGCGGCATGACGCTCCTTACGGCCATCATGTTCGCCCTTTATGCCCGGGAAAAAACCGGTCAGGGCACCAAGGTCTCTACCTCCTTGCTGGCCTGCGGGGCCTGGGCCAATTCGAACATGATTCAGGGACAACTTTGCGGGGCCCGCTTCCTGGAACGGGTGCCCCGGGAACAATCATACAATTTTACCTTCATATACTACCTGGCCAGGGATGGACGACCCTTGAAGCTCAATATCAACGATCAGAAAAAAGATTGGGAACCCTTCTGCCGAGCCGTGGGGCGGCCGGACCTGATCGATGACCCCCGGTTTGCCACCGTCGACGTTCGCGTCAAGCACATGTCCGAGCTGATTGCCCTTTTTGATGAAGCTTTCGGTCGGCACGATCTGGCCTACTGGGACAAAGTTCTGTCGGAACATGACATCCCCTTCACCTCTATACGTAATTACGAAGAGATCGCCGGCGACCCGCAAATGGCGGCCACAAAGGTCTTTACCGAGGTCGATCATCCCCGGTACGGACCTTTCAGGACCGTGGACAGTCCGTTCAAGATCGAGGGCCAGAAAAAAATCAAGCCCGGGGCCGCCCCGGTGCTCGGTGAGCACACCCAAGAAGTATTAACGGCTTTAGGCTATCCGGAGGAAAAAATCAAGGACCTGCTCCACCGGGGTATTGCGGTTCAAAAACAAGGTTTTTAAGGGGTCGAGCAATTTATAAATTTTACATTTATATATTTACATCTTGGCAAGATTATTTGGTTATGGGGGGGTTGAAAATCTTGCAATAACAGGTTCCAGAAAGACAGATGGCACCCAAAGGGTATGACCGGTCGCACGGCTTTTTTTAGGCTTCTCCATCTAAACCCTTGTGGCCTGAGGCCATTCTAAGAAACCGGAAAGCGCCCCGACGATCCCCACGAAGACCATGGCGGCCAGGCTGGTACCGTGGGCCCGGTGCTGGCCGACCTCTAACAGACCGCCCATCAAAGGAATCATGACGAATCCGCCGCCGATCCCCAAGAGGCCGCCGAAAAGACCCGCCAAAATTCCGGTCAATAAACTCATGGCCTTATGATTCGGAGACCTTCACCTTGAGCCATAGCTTTCCAACCACAATAACGGCAACGGCCAGAAAAATTTCGACACCGTAGACAACCCATGGGGACGGGTGAAAAAGCTTTTCAAGATAGATGTCCTCGTTTCGTTTTCCGAATTACATCCAGGTAACCATTTCCAGGAAAGAGGCTTTGGAAGGAAAGATTAACCCTTCGCCTCACACCTTGTACCTTAAAAAAGGGCGCCTACCGGATGGCCAATTCTGTTTCCGGATCAAAGAAATGGAGATTCTCCAGGTTGGCTTTTAAGGTAATTTCCTGATGGGGCTTAGCCCGGGTCCGGGCATCCACGGAGGCCAGGAGATTGTGACCACCGACAGTAACGTCGAGAAAAATGTGGCTCCCAACCGGCTGGACCACCAGGACAACAGCCTGAAGGGTCCCCTTTTCTTCCAACGAATCGGCCGCTGAAAGATCTTCGGGCCGAACCCCCAAGATGATGTCTTTCCCGACATAAGGAGTCAAGGCCTGGGTCCTTCCCGGGGGAACGGTCAGGGACAATCCTGCGGACTCAATCAGCAACCGGCTGCCTCTTCCGCTGATATGAACGGGTATAAAATTCATGGTCGGAGAACCGATAAAACTGGCCACGAAGCGATT containing:
- a CDS encoding beta-propeller fold lactonase family protein, which encodes MKARIFNIIGFALLFILTAFGMGPVHAQGPTLIFTGYQGDANVWIGSDNGQNHEVITLQQQDLIQPQPAGTGLAQETQNKTIYQYSAPNSPCVAAIARTNRNPVQYQANPLSWDFSIHFEVDVNNSPQVCETRSHANLNGTYTAQLAVPANTSTLKIEYAQTKGVVNGSTGDIILTILDSSNQVVLLQQGPTSGIDLKESNVTPPPGGETYTITVQGVGISDTSTAGSPASILLGTRLKLTLGPTSPGPPQAFMYVTNENDDTVRVIDTATNSLVATVNVGDQPEGIAVTPEGSRAYVANYGSGTVSVINMLTNPPAVTTILVGGHPHGLAISPNGAQAYVTDRFVGIVSVIDTTSNTVVGTVSVGVGPYQVAFTPDGSRAYVTNLSSNTVSVIDTATRTVTTTVPVGAGPTGVAVTPDGSRVYVANNQSGTLSIISTASNTVIGTVTVGVLGDPYMVAITPDGRHVYVANYNSGNVAVVATEMNAVTTIPVGRLPFGVALTTDGTRAYITNICGSTPGQCSEGTVSVIDTSLNSVITTLTGISVAGLKFIAIQPPVIGSPAATSLTVSNATGPYGGTTALSATLTSGGSDVGGKTINFYLNGNSVGTATTDSGGLATLNAVSLAGINAGVYPGGVSASFSGDPSYNGSTGSAQLIVSQVNTNLTVSPASGAYGGTTTLSATLTSGGSGLGNKMINFALNGTPAGGANTDSNGLATLTGVSLSGINTGTYSNGVTATFPGDSIYGASSGSAQLTVIHVNGAPNLNQIGNQIINEGQTLTFTVNGSDSDGDPLIFSAANLPDGAGFNPSIRIFSWTPGYSQAGTYPGVRFEVSDGSLTDFEDITITVNNVNRPPVLNTIGTQSVNEGSTLTFTVGGSDPDGDNLTFEASNLPQGATFDPATQVFFWIPGYGQAGSYQNVLFKVTDNGSPLLSASEAITVIVGNVNQPPVLASIGPKSGKENELLTFAVSATDPDGDGLTYTASNLPAGATFDPSTQILNWTPGYDQSGNYSVLFTVTDNGAPPQSDSETVTITVGNVNRPPVLNPIGSRSVGEG
- a CDS encoding PilZ domain-containing protein — its product is MKSDRRKYNRYVPPNNTFAALGPNFTTVGRVREISLGGVGLEYITDRSLTGNPAQVDIFLSENGFHLSKIPCRVVYDLHLSPPPPDEEAPFITKKCGLAFGPLLENQTSQLKDFLETKTLGLSV
- a CDS encoding clan AA aspartic protease; the protein is MGLVMAEITLENPREPTLQPLKVESLVDSGSVHLCIPEHVRIQLKLEEIDKKEVTLADGGKKLVPYVGPLLIRFKNRVGFAGALVMGDQVLLGVIPLEDMDLVILPKERTLDVNPNSPNIATSIAK
- a CDS encoding NADH:flavin oxidoreductase codes for the protein MKLFEPLTINGMKLKNRIIMPAMQLRLGLANRRARAFYLERARGGVGAIIMCATSVDLFIDDGAWGRPDGVCLFVERMRTFTDEIRQAGSRIGIQLWHGNQWPAGSGETIAGAEQVAPSAIDDRRALTIPEIESIIQKFARAAETAQSAGFDFVEIHGAHGYLVCQFFSGADNRRTDQYGGDLEGRMRFGLALVQAIRQSVGGKFPILYRLGAEEKRPNGITLRQSRVFAARLQKAGVDAFDISIGLPRGRSASPGPKAKMGTFVPLAEAIKKEVTVPVMAVGRINRPEVAEAILTQSRADLVGIARQMVADPQWPQKVLEGRSEDIVPCTSCNSCFRPMMGIKWKPGDAICKVNPRAGKEGD
- a CDS encoding CoA transferase, whose protein sequence is MSDTPKLLKGIRVIEAATMVFVPSAAAIMADFGAEVIKVEAPGGGDIHRYGHLLPGMPESPVPYVFQVDNRNKKSIVLDLKKEEGREILGKMVATADVFLTSYRSKALKNLKMTYEDFQPLNPRLIYGYGSGYGEQGPEADKPGYDMVCYWSRSGIEGQIFPMNDWLGPIPYGAGDHPSGMTLLTAIMFALYAREKTGQGTKVSTSLLACGAWANSNMIQGQLCGARFLERVPREQSYNFTFIYYLARDGRPLKLNINDQKKDWEPFCRAVGRPDLIDDPRFATVDVRVKHMSELIALFDEAFGRHDLAYWDKVLSEHDIPFTSIRNYEEIAGDPQMAATKVFTEVDHPRYGPFRTVDSPFKIEGQKKIKPGAAPVLGEHTQEVLTALGYPEEKIKDLLHRGIAVQKQGF
- a CDS encoding TSUP family transporter: MSLLTGILAGLFGGLLGIGGGFVMIPLMGGLLEVGQHRAHGTSLAAMVFVGIVGALSGFLEWPQATRV